The following are from one region of the Vicinamibacterales bacterium genome:
- the pyrF gene encoding orotidine-5'-phosphate decarboxylase, giving the protein MKEKILVALDVESGAEALRLADTLRDVVGGFKIGSRLFTSAGPAIVRTLTARGDRVFLDLKFHDIPNTVATAVAAAAELGVWMVNVHASGGGAMMRAARAAAHETAARRNAAAPLVIAVTVLTSMNQAALTETGVAIELMDQVLRLAELTRDAGLDGVVASPRETAAIRRRCGPDFAVVTPGIRGGAADAAKGDQERTMSPAEAVAAGASYLVVGRPIIAAADPRAAAIRIAATSP; this is encoded by the coding sequence GTGAAAGAGAAGATCCTGGTGGCGCTCGACGTCGAGTCCGGCGCCGAGGCGCTGCGCCTGGCGGACACGCTGCGCGACGTCGTCGGCGGCTTCAAGATCGGAAGCCGCCTGTTCACTTCGGCGGGTCCGGCAATCGTCCGCACGCTCACGGCACGCGGCGACCGCGTCTTCCTGGACCTCAAGTTCCACGACATCCCCAACACGGTGGCGACCGCGGTGGCGGCGGCGGCGGAGCTGGGCGTGTGGATGGTCAACGTGCACGCCTCGGGCGGCGGCGCCATGATGCGCGCCGCGCGTGCCGCGGCGCACGAGACCGCGGCGCGGCGGAACGCGGCGGCACCGCTGGTCATCGCGGTGACGGTGCTGACCAGCATGAACCAGGCGGCGCTCACCGAAACCGGCGTCGCGATCGAGCTGATGGATCAGGTGCTGCGGCTGGCAGAGCTCACGAGGGACGCCGGCCTCGACGGCGTCGTCGCCTCGCCGCGCGAAACGGCGGCGATCCGGCGCCGCTGCGGCCCGGACTTCGCCGTCGTGACGCCCGGCATCCGCGGCGGGGCGGCGGATGCGGCGAAAGGGGATCAGGAACGGACGATGAGCCCCGCCGAGGCTGTCGCGGCGGGGGCGAGTTACCTGGTGGTCGGCCGGCCGATCATCGCGGCGGCCGATCCGCGTGCCGCGGCGATCAGGATCGCGGCTACTTCGCCGTGA
- a CDS encoding OmpA family protein: MNRGVRVTGVIALALTIGVSACGKKKPAAAPAPPPPAAEAPRTTPAAPPPPPPAPAPAPTRTPSDEEIYGSKTLDDLSRELAPVFFELDSAQLNDAARPVLQKNSEWLKRWPAKIMIEGHADSRGTAEYNLALGERRAAAVRDYLVSLGVAANRIQIVSKGKESPFCTEENEGCWQQNRRGHFVVTAK, encoded by the coding sequence ATGAATCGAGGAGTTCGCGTCACGGGCGTCATCGCGCTTGCGCTCACGATCGGTGTGAGCGCTTGCGGCAAGAAGAAGCCGGCCGCCGCGCCGGCGCCCCCGCCGCCCGCGGCCGAGGCACCGCGCACCACGCCCGCTGCTCCTCCCCCGCCGCCGCCCGCCCCGGCGCCGGCGCCGACGCGCACCCCGAGCGACGAGGAAATCTACGGCAGCAAGACGCTCGACGATCTCAGCCGCGAGCTGGCGCCGGTCTTCTTCGAGCTGGACTCGGCCCAGCTCAACGACGCGGCGCGACCGGTGCTGCAGAAGAACAGCGAGTGGCTGAAGCGCTGGCCGGCGAAGATCATGATCGAGGGGCACGCCGACTCGCGGGGCACCGCCGAATACAACCTGGCGCTCGGCGAGCGCCGCGCCGCCGCGGTGCGCGACTATCTGGTGAGCCTCGGCGTCGCCGCGAACCGCATCCAGATCGTCAGCAAGGGCAAGGAATCGCCGTTCTGCACCGAGGAGAACGAGGGCTGCTGGCAGCAGAACCGGCGCGGTCACTTCGTCGTCACGGCGAAGTAG
- a CDS encoding class I SAM-dependent methyltransferase translates to MDRLLEATARAERDHFWFRGFRRFMEPLLAGIASGRRIEILDCGCGTGHNLQMLRRYGRAYGIDLTWSGLQYAHRQGEKKVAQATVGALPAPGARFDLVTSFDVLYGLPEDVETAAIAEMMRVLKPGGWAIVNVAALPWLRGNHSVLGGELRRYRRRELRDKLERAGFRVTRTSYTNFSIFPLVAAVRVKQRFSGHVESDAEITVPAAPVNAALSALLSLEAAALRVVNMPIGSSVMAVAQKPY, encoded by the coding sequence ATGGATCGACTGCTCGAAGCCACCGCGCGCGCCGAACGCGATCATTTCTGGTTCCGCGGCTTCCGCCGCTTCATGGAGCCGCTGCTCGCCGGCATCGCGAGCGGCCGCCGCATCGAAATCCTCGACTGCGGCTGCGGCACCGGGCACAACCTGCAGATGCTCCGGCGATACGGCCGTGCATACGGTATCGACCTGACATGGTCCGGACTTCAGTACGCACACCGGCAGGGGGAGAAAAAGGTCGCGCAGGCCACCGTCGGCGCACTCCCGGCGCCCGGCGCGAGATTCGATCTGGTGACGTCGTTCGACGTGCTCTACGGACTGCCCGAGGACGTGGAGACGGCGGCGATTGCCGAGATGATGCGCGTGCTGAAGCCCGGGGGCTGGGCGATCGTCAACGTCGCCGCGCTGCCGTGGCTGCGCGGCAATCATTCGGTGCTCGGCGGCGAGCTCCGCCGCTACCGCCGTCGGGAGCTGCGGGACAAGCTGGAGCGCGCAGGGTTCCGCGTGACGCGGACCAGCTACACCAATTTCTCGATCTTCCCGCTGGTCGCCGCCGTGCGGGTGAAGCAGCGGTTCAGCGGGCACGTCGAGTCGGACGCGGAGATTACCGTGCCGGCGGCACCCGTCAATGCGGCGTTGTCTGCCCTGCTGTCACTCGAAGCCGCCGCCCTCCGCGTCGTCAACATGCCGATCGGCAGCTCGGTCATGGCGGTGGCGCAGAAACCCTATTGA
- a CDS encoding DUF2723 domain-containing protein, whose translation MTAQRSAGVALLLLFLVAHLAFLPRTLEDIDSINFALGVREYDVARHQPHPPGYPVFIALAKASTSALRSAGVDAAGPRGLAIWSALAGTAAIPALLVLFRRLEGRDRLAWCATLVAVTSPLFWFAALRPLSDMLGFAAVAWVLALIVERGGPAPDRRLAGAALLAGLALGIRSQTALLTLPALAFAVLRARRARALLLSTVAIAGGVLVWAIPMIVASGGPGAYMQALGSQAGEDFSGVVMLWTHLDPRDPKGAARLVAAALANTFVWPWDWRPGLVLCALAVVGTLRVAWRAPRVLVAVLLAVGPYAVFHLLLQETQTIRYALPLVPVVAYAAMAALEGLPARALPAAAIGIAALSLLAAVPASRVYARDGAPAFRAFDDMAATAHGANRVDTIAMHAGIRRAAEWAAPILPARVTRAPHGREWLALVTLWKEQPSARVWFAADPGRTDLALFDANARELARAYRWGFTEPPFVGGARPGDIDWYEMQPPRWMLDRGWALTAEVGGVTARDRTGPETAPATAWIARHPDETTVLLGGRNLGPRPVTLDVTLAGSRVTSYALAPGFFLHRLSLPSGSLGSGAGYAALDVRATGGERVSLEQFDAQPPGVPMVGYDAGWQEPEFNPATGRSWRWMSETSNLWIRPIGRDVTLRLNGESPLRYYDAAPRVRISVGGREVGAFEPSADFEQTVTLPAALIEAAAGNVLLESSKFFVPGGAGGGGDQRHLALRIYTVSVQ comes from the coding sequence GTGACGGCCCAGCGCTCGGCCGGCGTCGCACTGCTGCTGCTGTTTCTCGTCGCCCATCTCGCCTTCCTTCCCCGCACGCTCGAAGACATCGACTCGATCAACTTCGCGCTCGGCGTGCGCGAGTACGACGTCGCGCGTCATCAGCCGCACCCGCCCGGCTACCCGGTGTTCATCGCGTTGGCCAAGGCGTCGACCTCGGCGCTGAGGAGTGCGGGCGTCGACGCCGCCGGGCCGCGCGGCCTCGCCATCTGGAGCGCGCTCGCCGGCACGGCGGCGATTCCCGCCCTGCTGGTGCTCTTCCGCCGACTGGAAGGACGCGATCGACTGGCGTGGTGCGCGACGCTCGTCGCCGTCACGTCGCCGTTGTTCTGGTTCGCGGCGCTGCGGCCGCTCAGCGACATGCTCGGATTTGCCGCCGTCGCCTGGGTGCTGGCGCTGATTGTGGAGCGCGGCGGCCCGGCGCCGGATCGCCGGCTCGCCGGGGCGGCGCTGCTCGCCGGCCTCGCCCTGGGGATCCGATCGCAGACGGCGCTGCTCACCCTGCCGGCACTCGCCTTCGCGGTGCTGCGAGCGCGCCGCGCCCGCGCCCTGCTCCTCTCGACCGTCGCCATCGCCGGCGGCGTGCTCGTCTGGGCGATTCCGATGATCGTTGCGAGCGGAGGGCCCGGGGCCTACATGCAGGCGCTCGGATCGCAGGCCGGCGAGGACTTCTCCGGGGTGGTGATGCTGTGGACGCATCTCGATCCGCGCGATCCGAAAGGGGCGGCGCGGCTGGTCGCGGCGGCGCTCGCGAATACGTTCGTGTGGCCGTGGGACTGGCGGCCCGGCCTCGTGCTGTGCGCCCTGGCCGTCGTCGGCACGTTGCGCGTCGCCTGGCGCGCCCCGCGCGTCCTCGTCGCCGTCCTCCTCGCGGTGGGGCCGTATGCCGTGTTCCACCTGCTGCTGCAGGAAACACAGACGATCCGCTACGCGCTGCCGCTCGTGCCGGTGGTGGCCTATGCGGCGATGGCGGCGCTCGAGGGGCTGCCGGCGCGCGCGCTGCCGGCCGCGGCGATCGGGATCGCGGCGCTGTCGCTGCTGGCGGCGGTGCCGGCGTCGCGCGTCTACGCGCGGGACGGCGCGCCGGCATTCCGCGCCTTCGACGACATGGCGGCGACGGCGCACGGGGCCAACCGCGTCGACACCATTGCGATGCACGCCGGCATTCGCCGAGCGGCCGAATGGGCCGCGCCGATCCTGCCCGCGCGCGTGACGCGGGCGCCGCACGGACGCGAATGGCTCGCCCTGGTGACGCTCTGGAAGGAACAGCCGTCGGCGCGCGTGTGGTTCGCCGCGGATCCCGGACGGACCGACCTCGCGCTCTTCGACGCCAACGCGCGCGAGCTCGCCCGGGCGTACCGCTGGGGCTTCACCGAGCCGCCGTTCGTCGGCGGCGCCCGGCCCGGAGACATCGACTGGTACGAGATGCAGCCGCCGCGATGGATGCTCGATCGCGGCTGGGCGCTCACCGCGGAGGTCGGCGGCGTCACCGCGCGCGATCGCACCGGGCCCGAAACAGCCCCGGCCACCGCGTGGATCGCCAGGCACCCGGACGAGACGACCGTCCTCCTCGGCGGCCGCAACCTGGGCCCCCGGCCGGTGACGCTCGACGTGACGCTCGCCGGGTCGCGGGTGACGTCGTATGCCCTGGCGCCGGGGTTCTTCCTCCACCGGCTGTCGCTGCCGTCCGGCAGCCTCGGGTCGGGTGCCGGCTACGCGGCGCTGGACGTCCGCGCCACCGGCGGGGAACGCGTGTCGCTGGAGCAGTTCGACGCGCAGCCGCCCGGGGTCCCGATGGTCGGCTACGACGCCGGCTGGCAGGAACCCGAATTCAATCCCGCGACCGGCCGATCGTGGCGGTGGATGAGCGAGACGTCGAACCTCTGGATCCGGCCGATCGGCCGCGACGTGACACTGCGGCTCAACGGCGAGTCGCCGCTGCGCTACTACGACGCGGCGCCGCGGGTGCGGATCTCGGTGGGCGGCCGGGAGGTCGGCGCCTTCGAGCCGTCAGCGGACTTCGAACAGACCGTCACGCTGCCCGCCGCGCTGATCGAGGCCGCCGCTGGGAACGTACTGCTCGAAAGCTCGAAGTTCTTCGTCCCCGGCGGCGCCGGAGGCGGCGGCGACCAGCGCCATCTGGCGTTGCGGATCTACACGGTGTCTGTTCAATAG
- the larE gene encoding ATP-dependent sacrificial sulfur transferase LarE, giving the protein MTLPPLDPLNAVHPGIQPADSDLEAKAAALDARLAALGSLLVAYSGGVDSAFLGITARRVLGDRSICVTADSPSYPDRHRDLAIGTARAFHLRHEMVRTSEIDNPDYRANPANRCYYCKHELYTKLTAIARARGFDAVADGSNADDRGDYRPGRQAAREFGVVSPLDDVGLTKAEIRELARRAGMATWDEPASACLSSRIPYHSEVTEAKLRTIEAAERVLRDLGFRICRVRHHDSLARLELGRDEIARALEPEIAEAIDRGLRALGYAHVTVDLRGYRLGSLNDALKLRPIE; this is encoded by the coding sequence GTGACCCTGCCGCCGCTGGACCCGTTGAACGCTGTTCACCCCGGGATTCAGCCTGCGGATTCTGACCTCGAGGCCAAGGCCGCGGCGCTCGACGCGCGGCTCGCCGCCCTGGGGTCCCTGCTCGTCGCCTACAGCGGCGGCGTCGACAGCGCCTTCCTCGGCATCACCGCCAGACGCGTGCTCGGCGATCGCTCGATCTGCGTCACCGCCGACAGTCCCAGTTATCCCGACCGCCACCGCGATCTAGCTATCGGCACGGCGCGGGCGTTTCATCTCCGCCACGAGATGGTGCGCACCTCGGAGATCGACAACCCGGACTATCGCGCCAATCCCGCCAACCGCTGCTACTACTGCAAGCACGAGCTCTATACCAAGCTCACCGCGATCGCGCGGGCGCGCGGGTTCGACGCCGTCGCCGACGGCAGCAATGCCGACGACCGCGGCGATTACCGTCCGGGACGCCAGGCGGCGCGCGAGTTCGGCGTCGTCAGTCCGCTCGACGACGTCGGGCTGACCAAGGCGGAGATTCGCGAGCTGGCGCGCCGCGCCGGCATGGCGACCTGGGACGAACCGGCGTCCGCCTGCCTGTCGTCGCGGATTCCCTATCATTCCGAAGTCACCGAAGCGAAGCTGCGGACGATCGAGGCCGCCGAGCGCGTGCTGCGCGATCTCGGCTTCCGCATCTGCCGCGTGCGCCATCACGACAGCCTCGCGCGCCTCGAGCTCGGGCGCGACGAGATCGCGCGGGCGCTGGAGCCGGAGATCGCCGAGGCGATCGATCGCGGCCTGCGCGCGCTCGGCTACGCGCACGTGACCGTCGATCTGCGCGGCTATCGCCTCGGCAGCCTGAACGACGCGCTGAAGCTCCGACCGATCGAGTGA
- a CDS encoding PilZ domain-containing protein, protein MSNKTVVVADDTAFVRDRFATALVGAGHRALPVKSAAELLAHIREELSQIDLLVLDLRLPHAGGVEMVRSIRKIDGGRLPILVFSGTIANAAEVRDLAALGVSGYVNEYSAVQNILPSLAPHLFPDNFNRRGSPRVVLGIPVAYRFGNTIAAALTLNLSKGGVAIRTMSPLDQNAKVRVRFRLPGSKVDVEADSRVAWSDRRVGMGLQFEKVESADQAAIDEFVDQHFFTNRKA, encoded by the coding sequence GTGAGCAATAAGACCGTTGTCGTCGCCGACGATACCGCGTTCGTGCGCGATCGGTTCGCCACGGCGCTCGTGGGCGCGGGCCATCGGGCCCTGCCCGTGAAGAGCGCCGCCGAACTGCTGGCGCACATCCGCGAGGAGCTGTCCCAGATCGACCTTCTGGTGCTCGACCTGCGCCTGCCCCACGCGGGCGGGGTGGAGATGGTGCGCAGCATCCGGAAGATCGACGGCGGCCGGCTGCCGATCCTGGTCTTCAGCGGGACGATCGCCAACGCCGCCGAGGTGCGCGATCTGGCGGCGCTCGGGGTGTCCGGCTACGTGAACGAATACAGCGCGGTCCAGAACATTCTGCCGTCGCTCGCCCCGCACCTCTTCCCCGACAACTTCAACCGCCGCGGCAGCCCGCGGGTCGTGCTCGGGATCCCGGTCGCCTACCGGTTCGGCAACACCATCGCCGCGGCGCTGACGCTGAATCTGAGCAAGGGGGGCGTCGCGATCCGGACGATGAGCCCGCTCGATCAGAACGCCAAGGTGCGCGTGCGGTTCCGCCTGCCGGGCTCGAAGGTCGACGTGGAAGCGGACTCGCGCGTCGCGTGGAGCGATCGGCGCGTCGGGATGGGGCTGCAGTTCGAGAAGGTGGAGTCCGCCGACCAGGCTGCGATCGACGAGTTCGTCGATCAGCACTTCTTCACGAATCGCAAGGCTTGA